Proteins from one Amycolatopsis benzoatilytica AK 16/65 genomic window:
- a CDS encoding VOC family protein codes for MTLRRLDNIGIVVEDLAESIDFFLELGMELEGKATVGGPVVDAMVGLDGVQCDLAVVRTGDGHGRLELMKFHAPISPAVDHNAPVNALGIRRIMFAVEGIEDIVARLRARGAEMLGELVRYENSHRFCYLRGPGGVIIALAEAVHQN; via the coding sequence ATGACGCTGCGGCGACTGGACAACATCGGCATCGTGGTCGAGGACTTGGCCGAATCCATCGACTTCTTCCTCGAACTCGGCATGGAACTCGAGGGCAAGGCAACAGTCGGCGGGCCGGTGGTCGACGCGATGGTCGGGCTCGACGGCGTGCAGTGCGACCTGGCCGTCGTCCGGACCGGGGACGGGCACGGGCGGCTGGAGCTGATGAAGTTCCACGCGCCGATTTCCCCCGCCGTCGACCACAACGCGCCGGTCAACGCGCTCGGCATCCGGCGCATCATGTTCGCCGTCGAGGGGATAGAGGACATCGTCGCGCGGCTGCGCGCCCGCGGTGCCGAGATGCTGGGCGAACTGGTGCGGTACGAGAACAGCCACCGGTTTTGCTATCTCCGGGGTCCTGGCGGTGTCATCATCGCGCTGGCCGAGGCCGTCCACCAGAACTGA
- a CDS encoding amino acid permease, translating to MDVSEQRTGQPDEDSARLHALGYAQELKRTMSAFSNFAVSFTIISILSGCLTLYGFGMKTGGPAAMIWGWPLVGLFVVLVGLGMAEVCSSYPTAGGLYYWAAKLATRNGPAWSWFTGWFNLIGQIAVTAGIDFGAALFLNAFLDLQWGFSATPGHTILLLVIILAVHGVLNTFGVRVVAVLNSVSVWWHLLGVLVIVGVLVFVPAKHQQASFVFGSFVNQTGWGSAPYVFLLGLLLAQYTLTGYDASAHMTEETKNAAKAGPRGIINSILVSLVAGWILLIGLTFAIQNYDGAVNSATGVPPAQIFIDATGAVTGKFLLLICIGAQLFCGMASVTANSRMIYAFARDGAIPGSKIWHSINKRTQTPTNAVWLAVGGALVLALPYLWSATAYAAVTSIATVGLYVAYVIPVFLRVRRGDSFEKGPWNLGRWGKPIGIVATAWVVVIFVLFMLPQASPITVDTFNYTPIAFLVVLGGAALWWVLSARKWFTGPKVQGSAEELAAVERELKELS from the coding sequence ATGGATGTCTCCGAACAACGGACCGGACAACCCGACGAAGACAGCGCTCGCCTGCACGCGCTCGGCTATGCGCAGGAGCTCAAACGCACGATGTCGGCGTTCTCGAACTTCGCCGTCTCGTTCACGATCATCTCCATCCTGTCCGGCTGCCTGACGCTGTACGGCTTCGGCATGAAAACCGGCGGCCCAGCCGCGATGATCTGGGGCTGGCCGCTGGTCGGACTGTTCGTGGTGCTGGTCGGGCTGGGGATGGCCGAGGTGTGCTCGAGCTATCCGACCGCGGGCGGTCTCTATTACTGGGCGGCGAAACTGGCCACCCGCAACGGCCCGGCGTGGTCGTGGTTCACCGGCTGGTTCAACCTGATCGGGCAGATCGCGGTCACCGCGGGCATCGACTTCGGCGCGGCGCTGTTCCTGAACGCGTTCTTGGATTTGCAGTGGGGCTTCAGCGCGACGCCCGGCCACACGATCCTGCTGCTGGTGATCATTCTTGCGGTGCACGGGGTGCTGAACACGTTCGGCGTGCGCGTGGTGGCGGTGCTGAACAGCGTCAGCGTGTGGTGGCATCTGCTGGGCGTACTGGTCATCGTCGGCGTGCTCGTGTTCGTACCGGCGAAGCACCAGCAAGCGTCCTTCGTATTCGGCAGCTTCGTGAACCAGACCGGCTGGGGTTCGGCGCCGTACGTGTTCTTGCTCGGTTTGCTGCTCGCGCAGTACACGCTGACCGGCTACGACGCCTCGGCACACATGACGGAGGAAACGAAGAACGCCGCGAAGGCCGGCCCGCGCGGCATCATCAACTCGATCCTGGTGTCCCTGGTCGCCGGATGGATCCTGCTGATCGGCCTGACGTTCGCGATCCAGAACTACGACGGAGCGGTCAATTCGGCGACCGGAGTCCCGCCAGCACAGATCTTCATCGACGCCACCGGAGCAGTCACCGGCAAGTTCCTCCTGCTGATCTGCATCGGAGCGCAACTGTTCTGCGGCATGGCCTCCGTGACGGCGAACTCCCGCATGATCTACGCCTTCGCCCGCGACGGCGCGATCCCGGGTTCGAAGATCTGGCACAGCATCAACAAGCGAACCCAAACCCCGACGAACGCGGTGTGGCTCGCCGTCGGCGGAGCGCTGGTGCTGGCGCTGCCGTACCTGTGGAGCGCAACGGCCTACGCCGCAGTCACGTCGATCGCGACGGTCGGTTTGTATGTGGCTTACGTAATCCCGGTCTTCCTCCGGGTCCGGCGCGGCGACAGCTTCGAGAAAGGCCCGTGGAACCTGGGCCGGTGGGGCAAGCCGATCGGCATCGTCGCGACGGCCTGGGTAGTCGTGATCTTCGTGCTCTTCATGCTCCCCCAAGCAAGCCCCATCACCGTGGACACGTTCAACTACACCCCGATCGCCTTCCTGGTCGTCCTGGGCGGCGCAGCCCTGTGGTGGGTCCTGTCGGCACGGAAGTGGTTCACCGGCCCGAAGGTGCAGGGGTCGGCGGAAGAACTGGCAGCGGTGGAGCGGGAGCTCAAGGAACTGAGCTGA
- a CDS encoding DUF3558 domain-containing protein, with product MRTAPTKPILAVVAVLGLAGCSSGNGGTAYPVEPAISSLAQQSKAAELPARPKDLSLADIDPCQLLGQAQLDELKITSVPRKAAAAQDGPTCVFDSTQAEPFHALHLRIVNADVQEWLTGKRRKNSMTTAPAPVEGYPAITNYRAAGTPADCEVLVGVAKGQTMAAQEFAITTGAFSQPQLCQLATQAAGLAVQGLKNRT from the coding sequence GTGCGCACGGCACCCACTAAGCCGATCCTCGCCGTTGTCGCGGTACTCGGCCTCGCGGGCTGCTCGTCGGGCAACGGCGGCACGGCGTACCCGGTCGAGCCCGCGATCAGCTCGCTGGCGCAGCAGTCGAAAGCCGCGGAACTGCCAGCCCGGCCGAAGGACCTTTCACTAGCGGACATCGACCCGTGTCAGCTGCTCGGCCAGGCACAGCTCGACGAGCTCAAGATCACCAGCGTGCCGCGCAAAGCCGCTGCCGCGCAAGACGGTCCCACCTGCGTGTTCGACTCGACCCAGGCTGAGCCGTTCCACGCGCTGCACCTGCGGATCGTCAACGCGGACGTGCAGGAATGGCTCACCGGCAAGCGCCGCAAGAACAGCATGACCACCGCGCCGGCCCCGGTCGAGGGCTATCCGGCGATCACGAACTACCGCGCGGCTGGCACGCCCGCCGACTGTGAAGTGCTCGTCGGCGTCGCGAAGGGGCAGACCATGGCGGCGCAGGAGTTCGCGATCACCACGGGCGCGTTCAGCCAGCCGCAGTTGTGCCAGCTCGCCACCCAGGCCGCCGGCCTGGCCGTGCAGGGCCTCAAGAACCGGACCTAG
- a CDS encoding PE domain-containing protein has product MPGSTPLTDLASSVPAVPGVADIVVEPAKLLDVARVVEEQVTALEDRLLTRLGELRVDAPSSDTVSMNAVTAWNSVIAEGDQSYVAQVRMYVANLHKLVGQLREAAKTYQASEADKAAAFGDRGAHGTH; this is encoded by the coding sequence ATGCCGGGAAGCACACCGCTCACCGACCTGGCTTCGTCAGTGCCGGCTGTGCCGGGCGTGGCGGACATCGTCGTCGAGCCGGCCAAGCTGCTCGACGTCGCGCGGGTGGTCGAGGAGCAGGTCACCGCGCTCGAAGACAGGTTGCTCACCCGGCTCGGCGAGCTGCGGGTCGACGCACCGTCTTCGGACACCGTGAGCATGAATGCGGTGACGGCGTGGAACTCGGTGATCGCCGAAGGCGATCAGTCGTATGTGGCGCAGGTGCGCATGTATGTCGCCAACCTGCACAAGCTCGTCGGACAGCTGCGCGAAGCAGCGAAGACGTATCAGGCCAGCGAAGCGGACAAGGCGGCTGCGTTCGGGGACCGCGGTGCGCACGGCACCCACTAA
- a CDS encoding Na+/H+ antiporter: METLTLVAVLAGSLGLTAIARRFALSAPLLIVVVSLAVALIPGLPRIELEPELILTVVLPPLLYSTSLESSVSHFRAKLQPIVALGVLLVVVTAFVIAFVVHLLLPDLPWASALILGAVVSPPDAVTAVAIGRKLGLPRGTMTVLTGESLVNDAAALTLFKVALAAVVGTASSLGHGFAVFAVASVVGILVGLLAGAIVELIRTKLDDPLLESAFGIVVPFAAYVTAEHLHPFGAEFSGSGVLAVVTAGLFLGHRSLRASPATRVQDRSVWASIDVLLEGFVFALMALQLPFVLDGAQHAARDNWTLAWSAIIVLFATMLIRIPFVFLSSYLPRSLQLLRRASHDPPALRSLAVISWTGMRGVVTIAAATGVPADTPGRAEIQLFAFTVAVGTVLIQGLTLPPLIRLLKVQDPDEDARDQAEELAAREVAKKAAHERLRELARTQLSTLDIEPEKLKRLEERLQRVVDTRFRFAQAAITLSGEERRASPQAQFAKARRELLITQRAAMIEENRAGRLDDEVLRKVLRELDLEEMSVSTTLRNRMS; the protein is encoded by the coding sequence ATGGAGACCCTGACGCTGGTAGCCGTCCTAGCCGGCTCGCTCGGCCTGACCGCGATCGCCCGGCGCTTCGCCCTCTCCGCCCCGCTGCTCATCGTCGTGGTTTCCCTGGCCGTCGCGCTCATCCCGGGCCTTCCGAGGATCGAGCTGGAGCCGGAGCTGATCCTTACCGTCGTCCTGCCGCCGCTCCTCTACTCGACGTCTCTCGAAAGTTCGGTGTCGCACTTTCGAGCGAAACTTCAGCCGATCGTCGCCCTGGGCGTCCTGCTCGTCGTCGTCACCGCGTTCGTGATCGCTTTCGTCGTGCACCTGCTGCTGCCGGACCTCCCCTGGGCGTCCGCCCTGATCCTGGGTGCCGTCGTCTCCCCGCCGGACGCTGTCACCGCCGTCGCGATCGGGCGGAAACTAGGACTGCCCCGCGGCACCATGACCGTTTTGACCGGCGAAAGCCTCGTCAACGACGCCGCGGCGCTGACTCTTTTCAAGGTCGCGCTTGCCGCCGTAGTGGGCACCGCCAGCTCGCTCGGGCACGGTTTCGCCGTCTTCGCGGTCGCGTCGGTCGTCGGAATTCTGGTCGGCTTGCTGGCTGGCGCGATCGTCGAGCTCATCCGCACGAAGCTGGACGACCCGCTGCTCGAATCGGCGTTCGGGATCGTCGTGCCGTTCGCCGCCTATGTCACCGCGGAGCACTTGCATCCGTTCGGCGCCGAGTTCAGCGGCTCGGGCGTGCTGGCCGTTGTCACCGCCGGGCTGTTCCTCGGACATCGGTCGCTTCGCGCGTCACCAGCGACGCGAGTGCAGGACCGGTCGGTGTGGGCCTCGATCGACGTCCTGCTCGAAGGATTCGTGTTCGCCCTCATGGCGCTGCAACTGCCCTTCGTCCTCGACGGGGCGCAACACGCCGCGCGGGACAACTGGACGTTGGCGTGGTCCGCGATCATCGTGTTGTTCGCGACGATGCTGATCCGGATCCCGTTCGTGTTCCTGTCCAGCTATCTGCCGCGATCGCTGCAACTTCTCCGCCGTGCCAGCCATGATCCGCCCGCCCTGCGGTCGCTGGCGGTGATCTCCTGGACCGGCATGCGCGGCGTCGTCACCATCGCCGCCGCGACCGGCGTGCCGGCGGATACGCCTGGCCGCGCGGAGATTCAGCTGTTCGCGTTCACCGTCGCGGTCGGCACCGTGCTGATCCAAGGACTCACGCTGCCGCCGTTGATCCGGCTGCTCAAAGTCCAGGACCCGGATGAGGACGCGCGCGACCAGGCCGAAGAACTGGCCGCCCGGGAGGTCGCGAAGAAGGCCGCGCACGAACGGCTTCGCGAACTCGCCCGTACCCAGCTCTCCACATTGGACATCGAACCGGAGAAACTGAAACGGCTCGAAGAACGGCTGCAACGCGTGGTCGACACCCGCTTCCGGTTCGCGCAGGCGGCCATCACCCTGTCCGGAGAAGAACGCCGCGCGAGTCCGCAGGCACAGTTCGCCAAGGCGCGGCGGGAACTTCTGATCACCCAGCGCGCCGCGATGATCGAGGAGAACCGCGCCGGCCGCCTGGACGACGAAGTCCTGCGGAAGGTGTTGCGCGAACTCGATTTGGAGGAGATGTCGGTGTCAACGACGCTCCGGAACCGGATGAGCTGA
- a CDS encoding glycerophosphodiester phosphodiesterase codes for MNRNRLGVLALSGLALLGSAGLALGPAGASEPGPAHAAARRPGHDGPVIVGHRGAPGYRPEHTLASYELAYRMGVDYVDVDLVPTKDGQLVARHEPEIGGTTDVADHPEFASRKTTKVIDGMSMTGWFTEDFTLAELKTLYATERIPANRPNNQLYNGRYRIATYQEVLDLTRDLGRELHRPLGTYPEVKHSTYFASIGNPTEPKLVSILDHNRLNRPNAPVIIQSFEVSNLKELSEQVRVPLLQLTEGKGAPADLVAKGDKRTYADLVTPAGLREIATYAAYLGPEKGQIIPRDAKGNLGDPTTLTADAHRAGLQVQPYTFRNENPFLPVNLRSSASPDDFGDVFTEEAAFLKAGVDGFFADQPDTALQAVRDFR; via the coding sequence ATGAACCGCAACCGTCTCGGCGTGCTCGCCCTGTCCGGACTGGCGCTGCTCGGCAGCGCCGGCCTCGCGCTCGGCCCTGCCGGGGCGAGCGAACCGGGGCCTGCGCATGCGGCCGCGCGCCGACCCGGGCACGATGGCCCGGTGATCGTCGGACACCGGGGCGCGCCCGGCTACCGCCCGGAGCACACGCTCGCCTCGTACGAACTCGCCTACCGGATGGGCGTGGACTACGTCGACGTCGACCTGGTGCCGACCAAGGACGGCCAGCTCGTCGCCCGGCACGAGCCGGAGATCGGCGGCACCACGGACGTCGCCGACCATCCCGAGTTCGCCTCGCGCAAGACCACCAAGGTCATCGACGGCATGTCGATGACCGGCTGGTTCACCGAGGACTTCACGCTGGCCGAGCTGAAAACGCTCTACGCCACAGAGCGGATCCCGGCGAACCGGCCGAACAATCAGCTGTACAACGGCCGCTACCGGATCGCGACGTATCAGGAAGTGCTCGACCTGACCCGCGACCTCGGCCGCGAGCTGCACCGCCCGCTGGGCACCTATCCGGAGGTCAAGCATTCGACCTACTTCGCGTCGATCGGGAACCCGACCGAGCCGAAGCTGGTGTCGATCCTCGACCACAACCGCCTGAACCGGCCGAACGCGCCGGTGATCATCCAGTCGTTCGAGGTGTCGAACCTGAAGGAGCTGAGCGAGCAGGTCCGGGTGCCGCTGCTGCAGCTGACCGAAGGCAAGGGCGCGCCCGCCGACCTCGTGGCGAAGGGCGACAAGCGCACCTACGCAGACCTGGTCACGCCGGCTGGGTTGCGCGAGATCGCGACCTACGCGGCGTACCTCGGCCCGGAGAAGGGCCAGATCATCCCGCGTGACGCGAAGGGCAACCTCGGCGACCCGACCACGCTGACCGCCGACGCGCACCGCGCCGGCCTGCAGGTGCAGCCGTACACCTTCCGCAACGAAAACCCTTTCCTGCCAGTGAATTTGCGCTCGTCGGCCAGCCCGGACGACTTCGGCGACGTATTCACCGAGGAGGCGGCTTTCCTCAAGGCCGGCGTCGACGGCTTCTTCGCCGACCAGCCGGACACCGCGCTGCAGGCAGTGCGCGACTTCCGCTGA
- the purD gene encoding phosphoribosylamine--glycine ligase yields the protein MRVLVIGSGAREHALVLAVSGDPAVTALACAPGNAGTAAVAEQLGVEPAEPEAVAALAKEWKADLVVVGPEVPLVAGVADAVREAGIACFGPSGAAARIEGSKAFAKDVMAAAGVPTARSEVVDTPARLDAALQRFGPTWVVKDDGLAAGKGVVVTEDIEVARKHALMLLDGGHPVLLESFLDGPEASLFCFVDGRTVVPMLPAQDFKRVGDGDTGPNTGGMGAYAPLPWAPADLVDDVVARVVQPVVDELADRGSPFSGLLYAGLALTSEGPQVIEFNCRFGDPETQVVLALLRTSLASVLYATATGKLAELPPLEWSGGAAVTVVIAADGYPGKPRTGDVITGGEIEGVLHAGTRRREDGAVISAGGRVLSVVGTGKSLKAARKHAYETVERVHLAGSHHRTDIALRAANGEISAPA from the coding sequence GTGCGCGTACTGGTAATCGGCTCCGGCGCCCGGGAGCATGCACTCGTCCTCGCGGTGTCTGGCGATCCCGCGGTCACGGCGCTCGCTTGCGCCCCCGGCAATGCCGGCACGGCCGCGGTCGCGGAGCAGCTCGGGGTCGAGCCTGCCGAGCCGGAGGCCGTCGCCGCCCTGGCCAAGGAATGGAAAGCCGACCTCGTCGTGGTCGGGCCGGAGGTGCCGCTTGTCGCGGGCGTCGCCGACGCGGTGCGCGAAGCGGGCATCGCCTGCTTCGGGCCGTCCGGCGCGGCCGCGCGCATCGAGGGGTCGAAGGCGTTCGCGAAGGACGTCATGGCGGCCGCAGGCGTGCCGACTGCTCGCAGCGAGGTCGTCGACACCCCCGCCCGGCTCGACGCGGCTCTGCAGCGCTTCGGTCCGACCTGGGTGGTGAAGGACGACGGTCTCGCCGCCGGCAAGGGCGTCGTGGTGACCGAGGACATCGAGGTCGCGCGCAAGCACGCGCTGATGCTGCTCGACGGTGGCCACCCGGTCCTGCTGGAGTCCTTTTTGGATGGACCAGAGGCGTCGTTGTTCTGCTTCGTGGACGGCCGCACCGTGGTGCCGATGCTGCCCGCGCAGGACTTCAAGCGGGTCGGCGACGGCGACACGGGCCCGAACACCGGCGGCATGGGTGCCTACGCGCCGCTGCCGTGGGCGCCTGCGGACCTGGTGGACGACGTAGTCGCGCGGGTCGTGCAGCCCGTCGTGGACGAGCTCGCGGACCGCGGCAGCCCGTTCTCCGGCCTGCTGTACGCCGGTCTCGCACTCACCTCGGAAGGCCCGCAGGTGATCGAGTTCAACTGTCGCTTCGGTGACCCGGAGACGCAGGTGGTGCTCGCACTGCTGCGTACCTCGCTGGCTTCGGTGCTGTACGCGACGGCGACCGGCAAGCTCGCCGAGCTGCCGCCGCTGGAGTGGTCGGGCGGCGCTGCGGTCACTGTTGTGATCGCTGCCGACGGCTACCCGGGCAAGCCGCGTACGGGCGACGTGATCACCGGCGGAGAGATCGAAGGCGTACTGCACGCGGGTACGCGGCGTCGCGAAGACGGTGCGGTCATCTCGGCCGGCGGGCGAGTGCTGTCCGTGGTCGGCACCGGCAAGTCGCTGAAGGCGGCACGTAAGCACGCGTACGAGACCGTGGAGCGCGTACACCTCGCTGGCTCGCACCACCGCACGGATATCGCACTTCGCGCGGCGAACGGGGAGATAAGCGCTCCCGCCTGA
- a CDS encoding HNH endonuclease family protein, translating into MFGAVTAGVADATPPGIPSADTAKSELTQLTVKPDGSQTGYSRDKFPHWIDQGNSCNTRELVLKRDGTNVQVGSDCYPTSGTWTSPYDDATWSSPSDVDIDHVVPLADAWRTGASSWTQAQRQAYANDLSDPQLIAVTDNVNQAKGDKSPDQWKPPSVGYWCTYAKMWVAVKYKFKLTVNSAEKSALTDMLGRC; encoded by the coding sequence ATGTTCGGCGCGGTCACCGCCGGAGTCGCGGACGCCACCCCGCCCGGCATCCCGTCGGCGGACACCGCCAAGAGCGAGCTGACCCAGCTGACCGTGAAGCCGGACGGCTCGCAGACCGGCTACAGCCGCGACAAGTTCCCGCACTGGATCGACCAGGGCAACAGCTGCAATACGCGCGAGCTGGTGCTCAAGCGCGACGGCACGAACGTCCAGGTCGGCTCCGACTGCTACCCGACCTCGGGCACGTGGACCTCGCCGTATGACGACGCGACCTGGAGCTCTCCGTCCGATGTGGACATCGACCACGTGGTGCCGCTCGCGGACGCGTGGCGTACCGGTGCCTCGTCGTGGACCCAGGCGCAGCGCCAGGCCTACGCCAACGACCTGTCCGACCCGCAGCTGATCGCGGTGACCGACAACGTCAACCAGGCCAAGGGCGACAAGTCGCCGGACCAGTGGAAGCCGCCGTCGGTCGGCTACTGGTGCACGTACGCCAAGATGTGGGTCGCGGTCAAGTACAAGTTCAAGCTTACCGTGAACTCGGCGGAGAAGTCTGCGCTGACGGACATGCTCGGCCGCTGCTGA
- a CDS encoding adenylosuccinate synthase, whose product MPAIVLIGAQWGDEGKGKATDLLGDRVHWVVRYQGGNNAGHTVVLPNGENFALHLIPSGILTPGVTNVIGNGVVIDPGVLLSELAGLEERGVDTGKLLISADAHLIMPYHVAIDKVTERYLGSRKIGTTGRGIGPCYQDKIARVGVRVQDLLDEKIFRQKVEAALEFKNQVLVKVYNRKALDANEVADEVLAAGEKFAHRIADTRLQLNQALERGETVLLEGSQGTLLDVDHGTYPFVTSSNPTSGGAVSGSGIGPGRITTVLGILKAYTTRVGSGPFPTELDDESGEYLRKQGGEFGVTTGRSRRTGWFDAVIARYAVRVNGITDYFLTKLDVLSGLEKVPVCVGYEVDGVRTSDMPMTQTDVHHAVPVYEELPGWFEDISNCRTFDELPANARAYVERIEELSGARVSAIGVGPGRDQTIVRHEFA is encoded by the coding sequence ATGCCGGCCATCGTGCTCATCGGTGCCCAGTGGGGGGACGAAGGCAAGGGCAAGGCGACCGACCTGCTCGGCGACCGCGTCCACTGGGTCGTCCGCTACCAGGGCGGCAATAACGCGGGCCACACGGTCGTCCTTCCGAACGGCGAGAACTTCGCCCTGCACCTCATCCCGTCCGGGATCCTGACGCCGGGCGTGACCAACGTCATCGGCAACGGCGTGGTGATCGACCCGGGCGTGCTGCTGTCCGAACTGGCCGGCCTGGAAGAGCGCGGCGTGGACACCGGCAAGCTGCTGATCTCGGCCGACGCGCACTTGATCATGCCGTACCACGTGGCGATCGACAAAGTCACCGAGCGCTACCTCGGCAGCCGCAAGATCGGCACGACCGGCCGCGGGATCGGGCCGTGCTACCAGGACAAGATCGCCCGGGTCGGCGTCCGCGTGCAGGACCTGCTGGACGAGAAGATCTTCCGCCAGAAGGTCGAGGCGGCGCTCGAGTTCAAGAACCAGGTGCTGGTCAAGGTCTACAACCGCAAGGCGCTCGACGCCAACGAGGTCGCCGACGAGGTGCTCGCCGCGGGCGAGAAGTTCGCGCACCGGATCGCCGACACCCGGCTGCAGCTGAACCAGGCACTCGAGCGCGGCGAGACGGTGTTGCTGGAAGGTTCGCAGGGCACGTTGCTCGACGTGGACCACGGCACCTACCCGTTCGTCACCTCGTCCAACCCGACGTCCGGCGGCGCGGTTTCCGGCTCGGGCATCGGACCGGGCCGGATCACGACCGTGCTGGGCATCCTGAAGGCGTACACAACCCGCGTGGGGTCGGGTCCGTTCCCGACCGAACTCGACGACGAGTCCGGCGAATACCTGCGCAAGCAGGGCGGCGAGTTCGGCGTGACGACCGGCCGTTCCCGCCGCACCGGCTGGTTCGACGCGGTCATCGCGCGGTACGCGGTGCGCGTCAACGGGATCACCGACTACTTCCTGACCAAGCTGGACGTGCTGTCCGGGCTGGAGAAGGTGCCGGTGTGCGTCGGCTACGAGGTGGACGGCGTGCGGACGTCGGACATGCCGATGACCCAGACGGACGTGCACCACGCGGTTCCGGTGTACGAGGAGCTGCCGGGCTGGTTCGAGGACATTTCGAACTGCCGGACGTTCGACGAGCTGCCGGCCAACGCGCGGGCGTACGTGGAGCGGATCGAGGAACTGTCCGGTGCCCGGGTCTCGGCGATCGGGGTCGGTCCGGGCCGGGACCAGACGATCGTGCGGCACGAGTTCGCCTGA
- a CDS encoding nitroreductase family deazaflavin-dependent oxidoreductase → MAVADDLDRATDSQWDWVAEQTRAYLATNGAEGHESRGLFTLLLATTGRRTGLPRRTCLIYGTEGDEFVVVGSKAGADHDPEWVKNLRTNPSVGVQVGSRRFTAHARVASPAEREKLWPKMARMFPLYDEYAEKTDRVIPIVVLTPQN, encoded by the coding sequence ATGGCTGTCGCCGACGATCTCGACCGAGCCACCGATTCGCAGTGGGACTGGGTCGCCGAGCAAACCCGCGCCTACCTCGCCACGAACGGCGCGGAAGGACACGAATCCCGCGGCCTGTTCACCCTCCTGCTCGCCACGACCGGCCGCAGGACCGGCCTGCCGCGGCGCACCTGCTTGATCTACGGCACCGAGGGAGACGAATTCGTTGTCGTCGGCTCGAAAGCCGGTGCCGACCACGATCCGGAGTGGGTCAAGAACTTGCGGACGAACCCGAGCGTCGGCGTGCAGGTCGGTTCGCGCCGGTTCACCGCACACGCGCGCGTCGCCTCGCCGGCCGAGCGCGAAAAGCTCTGGCCGAAAATGGCGCGAATGTTCCCGCTGTATGACGAGTACGCGGAGAAGACCGACCGGGTGATCCCGATCGTCGTGCTCACCCCGCAAAACTGA